The proteins below come from a single Pirellulales bacterium genomic window:
- a CDS encoding MFS transporter: MPVEIRSLRELSPQQWRSGAAAWLGWLFDGLDMHLYTLVAVSFVAKLLGGLSTKDPQVAACSSWIQAAFLVGWAVGGGFFGRIGDRLGRSRTLSLTILTYALFTGLSYFAQTWQQLLVFRFLAALGIGGEWAVGASLLSETWPRSWRPWIAAVLQTAVNVGVLTAAAAGYLLDEHSDQTLFLVGIVPALLVFWIRRQVPETAEWHEAKSAAKGEAPSVLALFGPSIRRTSVLTILVCSFSLTAHWAFMFWYSQQLRNLPGVIDWDEKQKRDLVSVALFMVMAASIAGNFFAAFLAKLWGYRWAIGAMCLAYFVAMWLTYCVPRDYRSLLVWLPICGACQGVFALFTMYMPPLFPTLLRTTGAGFCYNIGRLVAAAGTVFFGLFAQVGDFRLVLLYASFLFLPAAIISAALPEPSDGMDAEIEIAD, encoded by the coding sequence GTGCCTGTCGAAATCCGCAGCCTGCGCGAACTCTCTCCCCAGCAATGGCGCTCCGGCGCCGCGGCGTGGCTGGGCTGGCTCTTCGACGGGCTGGATATGCACCTTTACACGCTGGTGGCCGTGTCGTTTGTCGCGAAGCTGCTCGGCGGATTGAGCACGAAGGACCCGCAAGTGGCGGCCTGCTCGTCCTGGATTCAGGCGGCGTTTCTCGTCGGCTGGGCGGTGGGTGGAGGCTTCTTCGGCCGGATCGGAGATCGATTGGGCCGCAGCCGGACTTTGAGCCTCACGATCCTCACGTACGCCCTGTTCACGGGCCTCTCGTATTTCGCTCAAACTTGGCAGCAGTTGCTCGTGTTCCGATTTCTTGCGGCGCTGGGGATCGGCGGCGAATGGGCCGTCGGGGCGTCGCTGTTGTCCGAGACCTGGCCGCGGTCGTGGCGGCCGTGGATTGCTGCGGTGTTGCAGACGGCGGTGAACGTCGGCGTGCTCACAGCCGCCGCCGCCGGCTATTTACTCGACGAACACAGCGATCAGACGCTGTTTCTAGTCGGCATCGTGCCGGCGCTCCTGGTGTTCTGGATTCGCCGCCAAGTGCCGGAGACCGCGGAGTGGCACGAAGCGAAATCTGCGGCGAAAGGCGAAGCGCCCAGCGTGCTAGCTCTGTTTGGCCCCAGCATTCGTCGAACCTCCGTGCTGACGATCCTCGTCTGTTCGTTTTCGCTGACTGCCCATTGGGCCTTCATGTTTTGGTATTCACAGCAACTGCGAAATCTGCCCGGCGTGATCGATTGGGATGAAAAGCAAAAGCGGGACCTCGTGAGCGTCGCGCTATTCATGGTCATGGCGGCCTCGATCGCCGGGAATTTTTTCGCCGCCTTTCTGGCGAAGCTCTGGGGATACCGCTGGGCGATTGGGGCGATGTGCCTGGCGTATTTCGTCGCGATGTGGCTGACGTACTGCGTGCCGCGCGATTATCGCAGTTTGCTCGTATGGCTGCCGATTTGCGGGGCGTGTCAGGGAGTGTTCGCCCTGTTCACGATGTACATGCCGCCGCTCTTCCCCACGCTCTTGCGCACGACCGGCGCGGGATTCTGCTACAACATCGGCCGGCTCGTGGCGGCGGCGGGCACCGTGTTCTTCGGCCTGTTCGCCCAAGTCGGCGACTTCCGGCTCGTGCTCCTCTACGCCTCGTTCCTCTTCCTTCCCGCGGCGATCATCTCGGCGGCGCTGCCGGAGCCGAGCGACGGAATGGATGCCGAAATAGAGATTGCAGATTGA